Within Gavia stellata isolate bGavSte3 chromosome 12, bGavSte3.hap2, whole genome shotgun sequence, the genomic segment aggaggggggggtCAGATCTGCAGACATgacctcctccccagccctggcactgGCATGGCCCTGCCAGCCGGGCACTCACCGGCCGTCAGCGAGGTTGTGGCGCCCGTTACTGTGTCCACCACGAACATGTCCTAGGGGCACAAAAGCAGAGTCCAGTGGAGCCCTGACCTGGTCCAGACCCCTGCGTgcccctctgccaccccagcacagcagctctcaCCTGTTGGCTGCGCTGGGCCGTATCCAGCAAGAGCCTGCGGCTGTCGGCCGCCCAACACAGCCCCGGCAGAGCGCCGCAGTAGATTCCAGGGAAGGAGCCTGTAATGAGAGCAGTGGTGCTCAGCACGCCTCTGtgtcccccgccgccgcccccagGGCTGTACTCACCCCATGCCTGCCGCGGCACGGCCTCCAGTACCGTGCTGGTGTGCTTGGTGTACCAGTCATACTGTGGGAGACATAAGACAGGATGGTTTTGCAGGGTCTCAGCCCGCCCACCCCTGCTGCACCCCAGGGAGGGGGCACCACcgccctcctgccagcccctgccccggcatggGTGCCCTGCCACCTCCCCGGTGTTCCCTTGGTGCCGCTCACCATGCGGAGGCGGCTGCACTGCTGGTGGGGGCCCAGGGCGTCGTTCTCCAGGTAGACGATGCGGCAGCGGTCGGGGCTGAGCCGTGGGGACCACACGGCCTTGGTGTCCTcggagagcagctctgcacgGGCAGGAGAGGATGgtgaggggctgcagggagccggGACGCTGGCAGGGTTGGGGTGCACGCCGCTCACCGCATCTCCCGCCTGTGAGGTCCACGTAGAAGAGCGCTGACCTGCCAGCAGAGATGGGTGTcaccgcggggctggggagcctggctgtggggtggggtgCCCCACAGGGACTCACCGGCGGTTGGTGCAGTGCCGTAGTCCCAGGCGGAAGGGCTCGTGCCACCAGCCCACAAACACCACGCCAGTGTCACCGGGGGACCAGAAAGcctgtggggagaggcagggtgaGCAGCTGAGCCTGCCAGTGCCCCCCAAAACCTTCCTTCTCCAGTTCCCCAGGGCACCCCATCCTGACCTGGCCAGGAGAGAGGTGCTCCGGGATGCCCTCCAGCACAGAGATGCTGCTGCCCTCCACGTCCAGGGCGCAGAGAACGGGCACGCTGCGGGTGCTCAGCGCCTCCCCCCAGTCCTCACGGTACACAAACTGCTCGCCCTGTGGCACAGATCCGTCAGACCCACAGCTGCCCCACCAGGTCCCACCTGCCCCGGGGTGGAGGGACCCCACCTTGAGGGGCACGTCATCCTTCTTGGGGTGCCCCACGTCCTCATCGGAGGCGCCCAGCTCGGGGGCTTTGCTCTGGAAGAAGGACTCGGCCTTGGGACGCTTCTTCTCCGCCACGTAGAGCAGGTGGGTCTCCGAGTGTGACCAGGCCAGGCAGCCAAACTGGTCTGCAGGGCCGGGTCAGCCACCGGCCACCCCGtccccccaggaccccatgtcccccagcatcccctggcccctcacCATCGTCGTAGACACTGCCATGCTTGTCCAGCGCTGTCAGGTCGATGCTCTTCACCTTGCGGTTCTGATCCCAGACCTGGGGGCAGAGATGTCGGGGTGACCCTGAGCTGCAGTGTGGATCCGGTCCCAAGCCCCGGTATGGATCCggtcccaccccagccccctcctcacCTCCAGGaactgcttctccttctccttctccttgcCAGGGACCTTGCGCAGGACGGCCTTCAGTGCCCCGCTGGGGGACTCCCGGCTCAGCAGCCTGCGGGCAGGTGGGCACCTGTCAGCCCCCCGCCATCAGCACCCCGAGGGGACGCCGGCACGGGGGACAGGACAGGACTCACTCATCCTTGATCTCGGAGCAGGTGCCGGCGGGCCCTGAGTAGACGACGGAGGCCCCATCGTGGAAGATGAGGTACTGGCGGCAGAACTTGACATTCTCGGCCCGCGCCAGGTCCCGCTGCGACCACTCTGAAAGGAGCAGGGTGAGGACACTTGCCGCGCACCCGCCGGGCAGGCAGAGACCCCCCAGACACCCCCAGGCTCCCCAGGGGGCCACCCCGTCCCCGTACCAGTGTAGAGGCTGCAGTACTTGCCCCCGTACTGGGTGGTGACGTCGGGGCCGAGGCAGGCAGCGCTGAGCCCCGGGTGCCGGCTCAGCTCCCGGTACAGCTCCGCCATCTCCTCCGTGCTCGACAGCACCTGCGGGACCCACCAGGGTGGCTGGGGGTgcggggctgagctggggtgcGGGGCGATAACTGGGGAGCGGTGGGGCGCAGGGGGCAGTTACTGGGGCACCAGGGCACATGGGAGGGGAGGATTAGGAGGGTACCGGGGGCAGCTACCAGGGTGCCAGGGGTGCAGTTTTactggggtgctgggtgcacaGCCTGGAGGTGCACAGCCAGGGCAGCTACAAAGGTACAGCCGGGGTACAGGGGTACCGGGGCAGCCGCTGGGGTGCCAGGAGCAGTACTGGGGTGCGGTGCTGGGGCAGTTACTGGGACACCAGTGGGTACGAGGGTACTGGGGCAGTTACTGGGGTACCTCGGGGGGATTAGGAGGGTACTGGGGCAGTTACTGGGGTACCAGGGGCAGCTGTTGGGATtggggaggtgctggggggcacTAGGGTGCCGGGGGAGTAGAGCCGGGGCAGGTTGTGGGGTACCGGGGGGGCACGGGCAGTTACTGGGGTACCAGTGGGTACGAGAGTACTGGGGGGCAGTTACTGGGGTACATAGCGGGGATGGGGAGTGTGCTGGGACAGTTACCCGGACAcggggggcagccccgggggtgcagaGCCGGGGCAGTTACCGGAGCAccgggggcaggcgggggccggggctcaccgggcggggcggggggcagagcCCGGGACGGGGCTCCCGGGGGTTGCAACGACGGGGCGTGGGGGccagcggggccgggctcccggggcggggcggggcggggcgggctccCGGGGCACTGACGTCACCGcaccccccccgcgcccccgtcccccccccgcagcccctcacCGGCGGCTCCATGTCGTGGCGGcagggcgggggcggggccagcGCCGGCACTTCCGGGacggaggggcggggccggcagcgTGCGGCCCCCTCCCCATTGGCTGCGGCGCTcgggccgccgcccgccctgcGTCGCCCCCTGGTGGGCGCCAGCGGCGCCTCTCCCGGAGGCCTGGAGGGTCGGTCCGCGCCtcgccccggccgggccccgccctcccccggcGGCCGCTCCAGCCCGGAGCCACCGGTTCATCCGCGGGCCCCCGTTCGAAACCGTAGCCAGGGGCCGGGGCGCGGCCCCGCAGCCTCTGGGCCGCTCCGGAGCGGTTTCCCCGGCAGGTGGCTGCAGCGCAGGGGCTCCGTGTGCAGGCCGGGGGGGATGGGGCCCCCGGGGGCACACAGGGACCCCCCCGCCCAGCAGCCCCGGGTGTGGGCCGCGGAGCCCGCCGGCGCTTGGTGCCGACCAGGCCCACGGGGCTCCCAGCCCGGCCTCCCCCGCCGTGCCGGGGCTCcaggccccccccccgcccccccttgCCGCAGGCAGGCAGGAATCGGGGCCAGTCGGTGGTTTGTGTCAAGtcctttttattctgttccCACAGAAACACCTGGTGAGGGGGCAGCTTCTGGGAGGGAGTCACGACACAGCGGCGGGGGCGGTACGGCACGGTACGGCACGGTACGGCACGGTACGGGGTCACTACGGGTGGCACAGAGCACAGCAGACACGCACACCGTCACAATGTTCAGAGGGAGCGCACCCGGCATCGCACTTAGCGCTGGAAACGGCACCCGGCCACGCTCGGCCCTTCCTCTTCGCAccctccgtccccccgccccagccagCAGACTGCCACCATTTGGGCTGAGGGCCCGGCCTGGCGGGGTGGGCTACGTGCCCCCGGTCCCGGCAGGCGTGGGGGCGAGGTGGCGGAGGTGCTCGGGTGGCGAGACGGGCCCCGGCGGGGGTCTCAGTCCCGCGTCTGGATTACACACTGTACAATTATTTACAGCGCGAggagcggcgggggccgggggcccgGAGGAGGCACCCTCAAGCTATGCACTTGTCATCGACGAGGAGAGGCAGCGGGTGCGCGCAGCGGTGGGGCTCTCCTCcgtggggctgccccacggAAGCGCCGTGCTCCCCCGCCGCCGTCCCACAGCTGCCGGCCTCTCCCCCAGCCCGGTACAGGCAGAGCCCCCTGCAAGAGACCTGCCACGgagtgtgggcttcccacggcGACCAGATCCTCGATAACAAGTGCATAAATCTGCTAAGAGCTTTCAGTACAGCGATGGACTGATGGAAacgaaaaaaagaaaagtccaGGCAAAGAACAGCAAGCACTGAAAGGCGGGTGGAACCGTGCAGAGAAGTAGCAAGCCATGCTCTACGACGGGACAGACGGTCACGGGCGCTAGGGCTGCCCTTTGGCAAAGTGGCCCTCCGTGGGTCGAACATGCCACGAATTCATACGCACGGGTGGTCGATAAAGAGTAGTTATCGGGTCGCTCGGCGGCACGCTTTGCAATGAAACCCTTAGGCGCGACATTGAACTGATTAGCTATTCACAGGTCTTGTTCTGGAGTCGTGTTATTTCGTTGCATAGAACATCAGGCGGGCGAGCGGGCggctgccgcccgccgcggggggcACCGGTGGGGTGCCGCCGGCACGGGGAGGCGGCGGGACGTGGGCGGCGCGTGGCTGTACGCTGGCGAGCCCCCTCCTCAGGCTGCCTCCCCCCCCGGGGAACCCCCTCCTGGCGGGGCGAGCGGGCTTTGGCCGCCGGCTGCCACGCCGGCCGTTCCCGCAAAATGGCTTGAGAAGGACTTGGATTGCACAGTAAGAGGAAGGATACTGCCGGAGGCAAAGCTCTCCTGATCTTGTTCCACGGGATTTGTGCTCTTTTGTAGCCTCCTGCACTCTATTGCTTCTACAGACGACAGCCCGTGTGCTAACTCATCGCACAAagcaaagagggaagaggatttggtataaagttaaaaaaaaaaaaaaaacccaaaaccaaaataaaatgaatccaaagaaactgagaaaaaaggACACCCCCCCCCGACGAcgccctgtgcccccccccccccagtgcaGATGAGGTATACACAGAAATCAAAGTGGGATGATTAAGGCTGTTCTTGAAAGAAAAGGGGTGCCCGGCGGCAGGCGCGCTGGCTGTGTGGCGAGGGCGAGCGCGGCCCTTTCAATGCTTCCAATGGCTTCGGGGCAGTGCCGCGTGCTGGGATGTGCACCCGGCCAGCGGCCGCGTCGGCAAAGGCCGGCCACACCGCCTGTCAGAGTCCTATGGCCTCGTATTTCGGTAGTGAAACAGTGTTAGGTCCTAGCTGACGCGCTCCAGCTCCCcagcggggctgggagcgggcCGCAGTGCAGGGGGCGCGGGGATGGCCCCGGCGAGGCGGATGGGGTCGGGAAGGAGGAGCGGCGCCCGCAGCGCCCAGCCCTCGGCTCGCGGGGGGAAAAACCTATGAAGAGGCCAGAGCTGGGGTTTGGAGGGAGCAACTCTGCGTATAATCTTGAGAAAGGGCCGCAGCCCACCTACGGGGCCTGACCAGACAGTCTGGATCAGGCCTGTCCTCTCGGGGCGGCTGCCAGGGCTCGCCATGTGCCGCGCCGGAGCTGCTCGCCAGGCGTGGGgggcgcccgccccggggcaTCCGCCGGGCCCCTGCTTGGCCGCCATTTGGTCCAGCATCCAGGGATTGCCCTGCTTTCAAAAGCTTGcgagagacagagagagagagagagagagagagagagagaggcgtTAGCCCGAGCGGCGACATCCCCACAGAGGGGACCCCGCCGAGCGGCAGCACCGGCCTGAGCTTACGGGCGGCGGTGAGCCAAGAGGCGCTGCcggcagagcagctgctgccgcCCCCGCGCTGGACAGGCTCCCGGCGCAGAGCTCGGGCTGCCCAAACCTTCCCTGCAAACCCGGGGTCTGCACCAACATCCACGTGGCATCGGCTCACGCGGCGCTGCCGAGACCGGGGAACAAGGCCAAGCCCCCACACCTTGGCTTGGGGCCGGCGcttggggatgaggatggggacaAGTGGCCCGGTGTGAAGGGGTCGGGGCTGCACCCTGGGGGCTGGGAgtgtggcagggcagggctcaGCGGGTGCCCGGGGGGACAGCAGTGCCATGGGAGCCCCGGGGATGGCATGGCAGAGGGGACCGGTGTGATGGAGGGGCCTGTTGCGATGGAGGGGACGGGTGCAATGGGGGGGATGGGTGCGATGGAGGGGACTAGTGTGCGGCTGCGCGCTGGGACACTCACCGTTATACCCAGAGTCCGGCGCCATGTGCTGAATTCACTGACTTCTTCATAGGTTTTTCCACTGCAACGACTCGATCTCCACTCGCTTCCCAAactcctgcagcaggagggagcaggagggcgtCAGGCGTGGCTGGGGCAAGGAGAGCCCGCGGCGCAGTGTGCGGTACCGGCTGCACTCACCTTGTGCCGTTCTCTCACCAGAACGAAGTGAACTTCTTGCCGAAAGCCGACACCGCTGCGGGGAAGCCGGGAGACGCATCAGCACAGCACAGTCCCCCCGGCcgcccacctccccagccccaaaaCCGCTGCTTTTGCCCCAAACCACGGGAGCACCGCATCCTGCCGGCTGCTCCAGGCCACCCCCATGGCACCCAACCTCATCTCGGTGCAGAAGAGCATCACTGCCACTACCCCATCCCCGGGAGCCGCCCTCACCTTCAGTCAGTTTGCCTGCTTGTTCCGCTGCCCCCCCCGGCAGGATTTTGGAGAAAACgctctctccttccaccccagGCTGCCCCGTGGCTGGGCCGGTGGGACCACGTGGCCCGGCCGCCCTCGCACCGGCCTTGCTGTCTGCTGGGGGACAAAGGAAGGCACAGTTAGCAGGGGACGGGACGGGGGGACTTGGCGGAGCCCCCGGGGTAGCAGGCGGGGGTGCGGGGGTGACGGGACCATGCCGCCAGGCTCACTGACCTGCTGCTCCTTGGGGCTGCGCCGCGGGTGCTCTCCCTGGCTGCTGTGGCACTTTTGCTGCGGGTTTGGATGCGTCTGTCTGCTCCGCTTTTGGCTGGAACGGGGAAAACAGCTCTCAGGGCTCGCCCTCCCGGCAGAGCATCTACAGTGGGTGGCCTGGGCCGGGAGGCAacaccaaaacccccaaatgctGCAGGAAAATGGCTCCACAGCCTCAAAAGAGGCAAGGAGAGATCCAGGGCACAGCGACATCCCCTCCCGGGTCCCCTTGAGGGTACAGATGCTCCCATGGCCCTCAGGGCCGGCTGTGGTGGGCACATGGGTGGGATATACCttgccccacagcacccatccccaacccttcccctcccagcccctggcCATAGCCAGCCAGGCTGGTCCTGGGCAGAGCCACGGGGCGGGGAGGCAGCGGAGCCGGCTGAGCCCATACTTACCGCCGGCACTGGGTGCCCACTCGGCTGTGCATGGAGCGTGGCCGGCGCCTTCCCCGCTGCCTGGGTtggccctggctgctgctgcagcggcCGGGATGACGGGGGTCCCTGCGTCCTGCCCCTGGCCTCGGGCTGTGCCGAACCCGCCGTCTGGGCAGCCTGCCGCACCGCTGGCTGCTGCcgtgctgcctgctgccctgcctgctgctgcctggctgccggCTGCTGCGGGTGTGCGAGGGGCTCCGGCTTCGGCGCTGGGGTGGCCGGCCCGTGCGGCTGGGAGGGCTTCTGCGCTTTGGGGGTCTCGGCACCGTGGTGGTGAGCAGTGGAGCGGGATGGCGGGGCATACTCGGAGGAGCTGGGGCCGTAGGGCGCGGGCACACGGGGCTCGGGCTGCTGCGCCTTCTTGGCGGTGGCTGGCGGCCCGTGGCCACGGGGCTCGTGGCGGCTGGGCTCCCGCGGGTGCTGCTTGGCCGAGCGGCGCGGGGGCTCGTCGCTGGCGTGCCGGGAGGTGCCAGCGTGGCGCCCATACTCCCCATGGTGCCGGTGCTCGCGGTGCTGGGGGTAGTCATCGTGCTGCCACGGGTCCTCGTCGGGGGGCTCGTCGTAGTCGTGGTAAGTGTGTTTAACCGGGGGTCTCTTCTGCGAGGAAGAGTGGCCACCATAGTGCCTGACCCTCTCTGCCCGCGCCTCCCTGGGCTTATCAAACCAGTCTGTCTCCTCCTGACCCAAATGATAGGCTTCAGaaaccaaaaacaaaccacagtcAATCTCTCACTTGAGGCCACCCGGGCGGAAGCCATGCAATGAGGTGGGAGAGGCAAGCAACGGGCACATGCGCAGGGGACAGCCCGCGCCGGCAGGGATGGGACACGGCACGGCACAGCGCGGCGGGGCACCGTGCAGGACCGGCTAACACCGaacagccagggcagggggaggaaggcACATGTCAAGCAAACTGAGGCGGTGAGAGTGTCTCTGCGTATAAGCAGACGGGCATGCCCCGGGGAAGTGCCATGCTCTGGGGTGGTCACCACGGGGAGCCGTTACCTTCGCTGTCCGAGACAACGCAATGGGCATCGTCCATGCCGTAGCCCTCCTCGTGCTTGTACGAGTGACTCCTTGGCACGTCTTTGATGTGCTCTTGCACATCAGGCAACGAGTGGCTGGAGCAGAACTGGGAGCAGGGGTCCCCTGCCGACTGGGGGCCAGGCCCACCCACGGCACGCGACCCCCCCACCGCCTTCCCCAGGGGGCTGACTGGGCTCTCCTCCTCCGAGGGCTGTGTGCGGACGGGCGCCCGCCCACGGCTCTGGCTCATGCCAAGGGACGAGGGCTTGGAGCCACCTTTCTGGAAGCGCTCCGCACCCTCCCGCTCGTAGGACTTGCTCCGGCCGCCTGCCTCCCGGCCAGAGGACTTTTCCATCCCGTAGCCAGAAGAGCGGGTTCTGCTGCCGGTGGAGTACACCCGCTCCTCCTCGTCCACCAGATCCCGGCTGGAGACACCGTAGTACTTCTGCTGCTCGTAGACGTTCTTCTTCAGGCCATAGGTGATCTCCTCCTGCAGTTTCTTGGCCCTGGAGGCCACGTTGCTGCTGCCAACCGAGGTTGTCGCTGCGTAGGAGGCTAGGTCCGACTCCACGTCTTTGGCTTCTTCAATGGGGGAGAACTTGGAGATCTTCTGTTCCATGCCCTGCTTTCTGTGCTTGCTGCGCTTTGAGGAGACGACGGCGGGTGCCAGGTTCTTTGAAGAATGTTTTGGCAGTGCCGCGCCAGAGCCGTGCTTGTCCGTCCGTGAGGAGTGCCGGTACTCGCCATCCCCGTAGTAGTAGGATGAGCCGGCAGAGCTCCCCGACACCCTGCCATTGCTCTCTGCACCCCGGTGGTAGCTGTTTTTCCCTCGATGGTCAGGGCCATGGTGGTCGTAGATGTCCTCCTCGGACTCCTCCTCGGCTTTGGTGTAGCAGCAGGGCCGGCCGGAGCCCTCAGCATCCCCCAGCTCActcttctctctgccatggCGGCTGTCGGTGCCTGTGCCTGCCGGCTCCGCTTTCTGCCCTTCCGCTGCCGGGCTCTCCTTGGTGAGCTCGCTGATGTCCTCGATCATCACGTAGTTACGGGGGATGTTCTGCTCGAGGCTGGTGTAGAGGGACTCGGAGGAGAAGCTGGCCGAGGGGCCCTGCGCCACGCTGGCTCTCTCAGCTGGCCGTGTCTCGGGCGCCTTGTACTGCTCATAGCCGCTGCTCGCCGTCGTGGTACTGAAGGTGACATCAGGGATAGCAGAGGAGCTGGTGGCCATGCCAATGACCTCGTAGTTGGTGGGGATCTTCTGCTCCAGGTCGGCCAACGAGGTCTGCCGCAGCTTCTGGTGCCCACCGGCCATCTCTGCCGGGCTCTGGAAGAGGGTGGGCTGCGCCGCTGGCACCGTGGCCACCCCGGCGAAGGCGCTCGGGGCTTGGTAGGGGTTCTGGGGCCGGAAGCCCGGCTGTCCTGGGGCGCCCAGCTCTGGGTACGTGGTGCCAGGGACTGGGAAGGTGCCCGGTGAGGCAAAGGTGGGCAATGGGGCTGCTGGCAAGCCATCCTGAGAGGTGCTAGCCGTAGGGTACTGGGAGGGCTGCAGGCGCGCCGGCGGAAAGGCGGCAGGGCCCTGCGGGGCGGGGTACGGGTAGGCGCCATAGGAGGCGGTGGCGGTGGCAAAGTCAGGGTACTGCCCGGCGGGCGTGGGGCGCAGGCCGGCGCCGTCGTAGGCGGCGAGGCGCAGGCTGTGCAACTCGCTGTCAGACAGGTAGTCACGGCGGTCCCCGGCGCAGCGCAGGTAGGGGTGGTCCCGCCCGCCTCCTCGCTCCTTCAGCAGCGACTCCTTGCGCTGGGTGATGCCCAGCTCCAGGTACTTCAGCTTGGCGTCaatctccttctcctcctcgtCCAGCTCCGCCTGCTTCTTCCGCAGCTTGGTGGCCTCGTGCTCCACCAGCTTCAGGTCACGGTCCAGCTCCTTCAGCAGGCTGGCCTTGGTGACCGGCGCAGTGGCCTTGGGGGCCAGGCTGCTCAGGTAGAGCTggggggtggctgggctggCCAGGGGGACGTGGGGCTCCTCGGGCGGTGGGCTGGGCAGCGTCCGCTTCACCTTGCGCGCCAGCGGGCTTGACTGCAGTCCTCCCACCTGTAAACCCAAGGGACACTTGGTCAGGGGTGCGGGTGGGTGTCCCCCCATGTTCCCCCAGGGCATCACGGAGCTCTTCCCGTGCCCTGGGGTTGCGGCAAGGTGGCCCGCTGTGCACATGTCCCACCACGCACCGAGGAAGCGGCGTTTATGTAAAAGCACAATAAATAGGATGGAAGTAACAGGCAGGGCGCTTTCTGTGAGTAATTACCGGGGGTGGCAGCCGGCCAAGTGCTGGGCTGGCCCTgtgtgtgctgctgcctgccacaaAAACTGCTTTCTGTCCTCGGGCGCCTGGCAGCGGCGCTCAGGGGAGCGTccgggggctgctgctgccctgggaatTGCCCCGGGGCTCTTTGCGGGGCGCTTGGCAGCCCAAGGCAACTGCGGTGTGTGGGGGCAAAGGTGGGAGCAAGAGCCACCGCAACCCGAAACAGAGCCGTGCATGGCAGCTGCTCCTCGGGAGAGGAGGGGACCCAgttggggcagggggcaggggACAGCCCTGATCCTGccatccagcagcagctcctgcccgcTGACGGGCTCATGCAGCTGGTGGAGCTCCAGGGCCTCCCGCTGCCGGCTCCCGGCTTTGGTGCACGCGTCTGTGCCCGCCGGCTGCCATCAGCTGCTGCGGGAAGccaaccttttaaaatattaattgctgCAGCGCTAATGAAACTGAAATGTCCTGAGGTGCCTCCTGGGGTTGTTTCCCGAGGGAAAGGTTGTTCCCTGTGCTGACATACCTGGGTGCCGGGGAGCAGCGGGTGCTGGTAGAGGGAGAACCTGTCCTTGCTGGCCTCCTCGGCGGTGGGGCTGATGGGCTTGGGATCGGAGAGGGAGCGCTGCATGGTCTTGATGGGGCGCGGCAGCGTCTGCTGGCGCTGGGCCGAGTCGGCGGTGAAGTGCTTCTGCGGGGGGACGTGAGCCTTGTTCAGTCGCTCGCTGGTGGTGAAGGAGGATTCCAGGAGGcggtggggggagaggggggagacGGGTGAGTAGAGGACCTGGGGAGAGCGGGGCGGCTGGCGGGTCACCAGCTGGGAGAGGGACTCAGCCGGCAGATGGGACTGGTAGCCGATTTCCAGAGGATCCGGCTTCTTCTTCTCGAACTTGCCCAGGGTCTGCTGCCGGACGGCGTGGGGGTCCAGGGGGCCCGTGCTCACCATCTGTATGTTGGTGGAGTAGGGCGGGATGGTGGTGGGCACCGTCAGCTGGGGGACCACGACAccgggctggggggctggcTCCGGTTCCGTCTGGCAGGCCAGGCTCTCACCCCGCTGCGTCTTCTCCGGGGCCGAGATGTACTTGACAATCTCTACCCGGGGGTCGTGGGTGGTGATGTGGATGGAGGGGGAGACACGGAGGAGCTGGTCGGGCTCCGTCTGCACCGAGCAGTCGCTGATGGTCTGGATACCCACGCTGGCTGTGCCACGGGCCACCCCCTCTGACTTGCTCTCGGCACCAGCCTCGGTGTGCCGCGAGGGTCGGGAGCGCCGGCGGCGCACGGGCTGCTCCCACTCCCCGCTGTCCTCCTCGTCCGTCTGCACGCTGCAGTCGGCACTGCGCCGTGCTCGCCGCCGCCGTGACAGCAGGTACCGCTCCTCGCCGTCCTCCTCATCTGTCTGCACGCTGCTGTCCGCTGTCTTCCTCGCCGCAAAGGACTCCCGTGCCACCTCCTTCTCGTAGGCGTCCCGCAGCCGCGGCATCGAGTTCCTCTTCTTGATGCCCCGGCCAGGCTCCCAGGGCTCCTCAGCTTGCAGTGACATGTCCGAGGCCGAGCTGCTAAGCGGCCGCTGTGGTATGGGATAGCGGGGGCCGGCCGGCCCCTCTGGTGGTGCCTGGC encodes:
- the LOC132317867 gene encoding acylamino-acid-releasing enzyme-like — translated: MEPPVLSSTEEMAELYRELSRHPGLSAACLGPDVTTQYGGKYCSLYTEWSQRDLARAENVKFCRQYLIFHDGASVVYSGPAGTCSEIKDELLSRESPSGALKAVLRKVPGKEKEKEKQFLEVWDQNRKVKSIDLTALDKHGSVYDDDQFGCLAWSHSETHLLYVAEKKRPKAESFFQSKAPELGASDEDVGHPKKDDVPLKGEQFVYREDWGEALSTRSVPVLCALDVEGSSISVLEGIPEHLSPGQAFWSPGDTGVVFVGWWHEPFRLGLRHCTNRRSALFYVDLTGGRCELLSEDTKAVWSPRLSPDRCRIVYLENDALGPHQQCSRLRMYDWYTKHTSTVLEAVPRQAWGSFPGIYCGALPGLCWAADSRRLLLDTAQRSQQDMFVVDTVTGATTSLTADAPQGSWSVLTIDRDILVARFSTPNCPPTLKVAVLPDAGREAQVRWVCLQDAPPVPGISWGIRTLQPPPEQEHPQYRGLDFDAILLRPSEGPAAQKPPLVVMPHGGPHSVFTAGWMLYPAALCRMGFAVLLVNYRGSLGFGQDSVASLPGNVGTQDVHDVQLCVERVLQEESLDASRVALVGGSHGGFLACHLVGQFPDTYHACVVRNPVVNIASMVASTDIPDWCLTETGLPYTPDALPDPAQWTEMLHKSPMRHVDQVRAPVLLMLGEDDRRVPPKQGLEYYRALKARGVPTRLLWYPGNNHALAGVEAEADGFMNMALWLLKHLRC